A window of Psychroflexus sp. ALD_RP9 contains these coding sequences:
- the recQ gene encoding DNA helicase RecQ, giving the protein MAQYNLHKELKKYFGFNEFKGLQEEVIKSILANNHTFVIMPTGGGKSLCYQLPALIKEGTAIVVSPLIALMKNQVDALRGISENHGIAHVLNSSLNKTQVKQVKSDISNGITKLLYVAPESLTKDEYVDFLKSENISFLAIDEAHCISEWGHDFRPEYRNLKKIIGRIGENIPIIGLTATATPKVQEDILKNLGIPKAKTFKASFNRPNLYYEIRPKTAQVDSEIIKFVKQNEGKSGIIYCLSRKRVEQLSQTLQVNGIKAIPYHAGLDAKTRSKHQDMFLMEDIDVVVATIAFGMGIDKPDVRFVIHNDIPKSIESYYQETGRAGRDGGEGHCLAFYSYKDIEKLEKFMSGKPVAEQEIGHSLLQEVVAFAESSVSRRKFILHYFGEEFDNETGEGGDMDDNVRYPKSKSEAKDEVVLLLETIKATGSIYKPKDIVQTLIGKTNALIKSHKTDQQANFGKGKDKDKNYWMALLRQVIVDGMLRKDIESYGVVKLTEKGEDFLKKPSSFMMTEDHTFYNDQPAAPKKATGSDDKLLKQLKDLRKKVARKKDVPPFVVFQDPSIEDMALKYPITLEELTNIHGVGEGKAKKYGKEFINFISNYVEDNDIIRPDDLVVKSTGANSGNKLYIIQNVDRKLPLPDIAQSKGMEMEDFIKEMEAIVFSGTKLNISYWIDDILDEEQQEEIHEYFLDAESDSIDDALEEFEGDYDEEELRLYRIKFTSEVAN; this is encoded by the coding sequence TTGGCACAATACAATTTACACAAAGAATTAAAAAAATACTTTGGCTTTAATGAGTTTAAAGGCTTACAGGAGGAAGTTATTAAAAGTATTTTAGCAAATAATCACACATTTGTAATCATGCCAACTGGTGGCGGAAAATCACTTTGTTACCAGTTACCGGCTTTAATTAAAGAAGGAACCGCTATTGTAGTATCTCCACTAATAGCATTAATGAAAAATCAAGTTGATGCATTACGAGGGATTTCAGAAAATCATGGCATAGCACACGTGTTAAATTCTTCTTTAAACAAAACTCAAGTAAAGCAAGTAAAATCAGATATCTCTAACGGAATCACGAAATTACTTTATGTTGCTCCCGAGTCTCTTACAAAAGATGAATATGTCGATTTTTTAAAGTCTGAAAATATCTCTTTTTTAGCCATAGATGAAGCGCATTGTATTTCTGAATGGGGTCATGATTTTCGACCAGAATACCGAAATTTAAAAAAAATCATTGGCAGAATAGGCGAAAACATACCTATTATAGGACTTACGGCAACAGCAACACCTAAAGTTCAAGAAGACATCCTAAAAAACCTAGGTATTCCAAAAGCCAAAACATTTAAAGCTTCATTTAATAGACCAAACTTGTATTATGAAATTAGACCAAAAACAGCACAGGTTGATTCTGAAATTATCAAGTTTGTCAAGCAAAATGAAGGTAAAAGTGGAATTATTTATTGCTTGAGTAGAAAGCGTGTTGAACAACTTTCACAAACTCTACAAGTTAATGGCATTAAGGCCATTCCTTATCATGCAGGCTTAGATGCCAAAACACGTAGCAAACATCAAGATATGTTTTTAATGGAAGATATCGATGTTGTCGTGGCAACTATTGCATTTGGTATGGGTATAGACAAACCTGATGTAAGATTTGTAATACATAATGATATTCCTAAAAGTATTGAAAGCTATTATCAGGAAACTGGTCGTGCTGGACGTGACGGCGGCGAAGGTCACTGCTTGGCTTTTTACAGTTATAAAGATATTGAAAAACTTGAAAAATTTATGAGCGGTAAACCGGTGGCTGAACAAGAAATAGGCCACTCATTATTGCAAGAAGTTGTTGCTTTTGCTGAAAGCTCGGTCTCTCGACGGAAATTTATCCTGCACTATTTTGGTGAAGAATTTGATAATGAAACAGGTGAAGGTGGCGATATGGATGATAATGTACGTTATCCTAAATCTAAGTCAGAAGCAAAAGATGAAGTCGTTTTATTACTTGAAACAATAAAAGCAACTGGAAGCATTTATAAGCCTAAAGATATTGTACAAACTCTTATCGGAAAAACCAATGCTTTAATTAAATCTCATAAAACTGACCAACAAGCCAATTTTGGCAAGGGTAAGGATAAAGATAAAAATTATTGGATGGCACTACTAAGACAAGTTATTGTTGATGGTATGCTACGCAAAGATATTGAAAGTTATGGTGTGGTTAAACTTACTGAAAAAGGCGAAGATTTTTTAAAAAAACCATCTTCATTTATGATGACTGAAGATCACACGTTTTATAATGATCAACCAGCAGCACCAAAAAAAGCTACTGGAAGTGACGATAAACTTTTAAAACAGCTTAAAGATTTACGCAAAAAAGTAGCTAGAAAAAAAGATGTCCCTCCATTTGTTGTTTTTCAAGATCCTTCTATTGAAGATATGGCACTTAAATACCCTATTACTTTAGAAGAATTAACCAATATTCATGGCGTCGGTGAAGGAAAAGCAAAAAAATACGGAAAAGAGTTTATTAATTTTATTAGTAATTACGTTGAAGATAACGACATCATTAGACCAGACGATTTAGTTGTAAAATCAACTGGAGCAAATAGTGGTAATAAACTTTATATTATTCAAAATGTTGACAGAAAATTACCATTACCTGACATAGCACAATCAAAAGGTATGGAAATGGAAGACTTCATTAAAGAAATGGAAGCCATTGTTTTCAGTGGGACAAAACTTAATATTTCTTATTGGATAGATGATATTCTTGATGAAGAACAACAAGAAGAAATTCATGAATACTTTCTTGATGCAGAATCTGACAGCATTGATGATGCCCTAGAAGAATTTGAAGGTGATTACGATGAAGAAGAACTTAGGCTATACCGTATAAAGTTTACCAGTGAAGTTGCCAATTAA